Proteins encoded in a region of the Roseateles sp. SL47 genome:
- a CDS encoding DUF5691 domain-containing protein, producing the protein MSAWTPLLPTLMVGTERQSGPLPAWPGEMGELIAQTGAATRSPADAVLRAAAVLAPCQLAGARPTAAMVPPPAPAAADHRPCAPAPLQPLLQWALQDGPARLHSFVFSTLGDAGYRLPAHLLPQALELGRRATALRPDLLPVLGERGLWLAAQRDEWRYAAGVSGEAPQDSHWTEGTLEQRRAFLQHERRAAPAAARERLAQALPGLPAKERLELLPVLEIGIGPDDEPLLERCRTDRSREVRDLSVRLLMQIAGAAHTRRAQARLAALLHAPKGLWGRAWTLEPPTAVAPDWEADQIIPTRPQQETLGERAWWLYQLVRQVPVAWWKAHTGQTPEQLIAWAARTDWAEALTRGWLDALAATREPDWCEALLIQPQSLRSAQLLQWLPQDRRERHWQRHVEEARLPLVVLLSACLDGHTLGLPLSQAVTRLVLAHARDGKLKDDYGVRPLLAECCAVLHADCLDAFEGLTQFHRDGETASHADAMTAVTQVVALRRAFLHLPRLTSRTP; encoded by the coding sequence ATGAGTGCATGGACTCCTTTGCTGCCCACGCTGATGGTGGGCACCGAGCGCCAGAGTGGGCCGCTGCCGGCATGGCCCGGCGAGATGGGTGAGCTGATCGCTCAGACCGGCGCGGCAACGCGCAGTCCGGCGGACGCTGTGCTTCGCGCGGCCGCCGTCCTGGCCCCTTGCCAGTTGGCCGGCGCCCGCCCCACCGCCGCCATGGTTCCTCCCCCCGCGCCTGCTGCAGCCGACCATCGCCCCTGCGCACCCGCACCCCTGCAGCCGCTGCTGCAATGGGCCTTGCAGGACGGGCCGGCCCGACTGCATTCGTTTGTCTTCAGCACCTTGGGCGATGCCGGTTATCGCCTGCCCGCGCACCTGCTGCCGCAAGCCTTGGAACTCGGCCGACGCGCCACCGCGCTGCGTCCGGACCTGCTGCCCGTGCTGGGCGAGCGCGGCCTGTGGCTGGCGGCTCAACGTGATGAATGGCGGTATGCCGCCGGTGTGAGCGGTGAAGCGCCGCAGGACAGCCACTGGACCGAAGGCACGCTGGAACAACGGCGCGCCTTTCTCCAGCACGAACGTCGGGCGGCGCCGGCAGCCGCCCGCGAGCGGCTGGCCCAGGCCCTGCCTGGCCTGCCGGCCAAAGAGCGGCTGGAGTTGTTGCCCGTGCTGGAGATCGGCATCGGGCCGGACGATGAACCCCTGCTGGAGCGCTGCCGCACCGACCGTAGCCGCGAGGTGCGCGATCTTTCCGTGCGTCTGCTGATGCAGATTGCGGGGGCAGCCCATACCCGCCGTGCCCAAGCGCGTCTGGCGGCCTTGCTCCACGCGCCGAAGGGCCTGTGGGGCCGAGCCTGGACGTTGGAGCCTCCCACGGCGGTGGCCCCGGACTGGGAAGCAGACCAGATCATCCCGACCCGCCCTCAGCAGGAAACCCTCGGCGAGCGGGCGTGGTGGCTGTACCAACTGGTGCGCCAGGTCCCGGTGGCCTGGTGGAAGGCCCATACCGGCCAGACGCCGGAGCAACTCATTGCATGGGCGGCCCGGACCGACTGGGCCGAAGCCCTGACACGTGGCTGGCTGGATGCGCTGGCGGCCACCCGGGAACCGGACTGGTGCGAGGCGCTCCTGATCCAGCCCCAGTCCCTGCGCTCGGCGCAACTGCTGCAGTGGTTGCCGCAGGACCGACGTGAACGCCACTGGCAGCGCCACGTCGAGGAGGCGCGGTTGCCGCTGGTGGTGCTGCTGTCCGCCTGTCTGGACGGTCATACGCTGGGCCTGCCACTCTCGCAAGCCGTCACCCGTCTGGTGCTGGCCCATGCGCGCGACGGCAAGCTCAAGGACGACTATGGCGTCCGCCCCTTGCTGGCCGAGTGCTGCGCCGTCCTGCATGCGGACTGCCTGGATGCATTCGAGGGCCTGACCCAGTTCCATCGGGACGGCGAGACGGCTTCCCATGCCGACGCCATGACCGCCGTGACCCAGGTGGTGGCCCTGCGTCGCGCGTTTCTTCATCTGCCCCGGTTGACATCGAGGACCCCATGA
- a CDS encoding peptidase inhibitor family I36 protein — translation MTVSSTRASGATSTLRLHPLSLSLAVAGLLVGCGGGSEPNAQEARLGASGSTASATASQVCLFEHVNYVGASLCLTSSSSWIGRTWNDRASSLKVPTGYKVELFSDINYGGRVLTVTANTPSLVPSRFNDVVSSVRITAPTAPPPAPAPAPAPAPSPAPAPAPTPSNLTLASVQFAQSMLYGSNDDQLVLVAGKPALLKVNVTTPASPATMPTATVKVENTVDGTSRDLTLAAPRRGLPTTVSAVPSFDDAYTVTVPAELVKAGLKVTVNVAGVAAQSFTPRVGGGTAMRFIPIAVKIASTTGQLPADQSAHLRALFPVSTVTAQTHPTYVSTRVTTLPTTDDQWSDAFGKILGELSDLHALERAARQDYYFGFIPKRTWGLAGLGYMPGNSAVSFDMPSAPDTVRDVVAHELGHNFSLPHAACGGAGEPDPNYPYPDANLGKPGRYIWSFLSDTNTFYDPRPTDRHDIMSYCGGVVFSDYNYRLMQTFLTPADGPTTKAASVNAAPDQDVLLISGSIRGKQIEINPVKTLVSKPETSSGPYVLRLQTSAGQIVDYAFTPQALDHEGELLHFRVLVPKLDNIASISVLRDGSTLTQVAARATNARQRSLAAGTSKALVQVQETRGQAVFRWDAEATPFLSVTWTDGTRRLNLAQDLKNGQATLDTSALPAGGKFELVVSDGLNAQRVEQAR, via the coding sequence ATGACTGTGTCTTCCACGCGCGCCTCCGGCGCGACCAGCACGCTGCGGCTGCATCCTCTCTCTCTGTCCCTGGCGGTTGCCGGCCTGCTGGTCGGTTGCGGCGGCGGCAGTGAACCGAATGCGCAGGAAGCCCGCCTGGGTGCTTCCGGCAGCACCGCCTCGGCCACGGCATCGCAGGTCTGCCTGTTCGAGCACGTGAACTATGTGGGCGCCAGCCTCTGCCTGACCAGCAGCTCCAGCTGGATCGGCCGCACCTGGAATGACCGGGCGTCCTCGCTGAAGGTGCCGACGGGCTACAAGGTGGAGCTGTTCTCCGACATCAACTATGGCGGCCGGGTGCTGACCGTGACGGCGAATACGCCGTCGCTGGTGCCGTCTCGTTTCAACGATGTGGTGTCGTCGGTCCGCATCACCGCACCGACCGCGCCCCCGCCCGCTCCGGCGCCTGCCCCGGCCCCCGCTCCTTCTCCGGCCCCTGCGCCTGCCCCGACCCCCAGCAACCTGACGCTGGCCTCGGTGCAGTTTGCCCAGTCCATGCTGTATGGCAGCAATGACGACCAGCTGGTCCTGGTGGCCGGCAAACCGGCGCTGCTGAAGGTGAATGTGACGACGCCGGCATCGCCCGCCACCATGCCCACCGCCACGGTGAAGGTGGAGAACACCGTGGACGGCACCAGCCGCGACCTGACGCTGGCCGCCCCGCGCCGGGGTCTGCCAACGACCGTCTCGGCCGTTCCGTCCTTTGACGATGCCTACACCGTGACGGTGCCGGCCGAGCTGGTCAAGGCCGGCCTGAAGGTGACGGTGAATGTGGCCGGTGTGGCGGCGCAAAGTTTCACGCCGCGTGTGGGCGGCGGCACCGCCATGCGCTTCATCCCGATCGCGGTGAAGATCGCCAGCACCACCGGCCAACTCCCGGCGGACCAGAGCGCTCACCTGCGCGCGCTGTTCCCGGTATCAACGGTCACGGCGCAGACGCATCCGACCTATGTGTCCACCCGTGTGACGACCCTGCCGACCACGGACGACCAATGGAGCGACGCCTTCGGCAAGATCCTGGGTGAACTCTCCGACCTGCATGCGCTGGAACGCGCAGCCCGCCAGGACTACTACTTCGGCTTCATCCCCAAACGCACCTGGGGCCTGGCCGGCCTGGGCTACATGCCGGGCAACTCGGCGGTGAGTTTTGACATGCCGAGTGCGCCGGACACGGTGCGCGACGTGGTGGCGCACGAGCTGGGCCACAACTTCTCGCTGCCGCATGCGGCCTGCGGCGGCGCTGGTGAACCGGACCCCAACTATCCGTACCCGGACGCCAACCTGGGCAAGCCGGGACGCTACATCTGGAGCTTCCTGTCCGACACCAACACCTTCTATGACCCGCGCCCGACGGACCGTCACGACATCATGAGCTACTGCGGTGGTGTGGTCTTCTCGGACTACAACTACCGCCTGATGCAGACCTTCCTGACGCCGGCCGACGGCCCCACCACCAAGGCGGCCTCGGTGAATGCAGCGCCGGACCAGGACGTGCTGCTGATCAGCGGCAGCATCCGCGGCAAGCAGATCGAGATCAATCCGGTGAAGACGCTGGTGTCCAAGCCTGAAACCAGCAGCGGCCCGTATGTGCTGCGCCTGCAGACCTCGGCCGGCCAGATCGTGGATTACGCCTTCACGCCGCAAGCGCTGGACCATGAGGGTGAACTGCTGCACTTCCGCGTGCTGGTGCCGAAGCTGGACAACATCGCCAGCATCAGTGTGCTGCGTGATGGCAGCACGCTCACGCAAGTGGCGGCCCGCGCCACCAATGCCCGTCAGCGCTCTCTGGCGGCAGGCACCAGCAAGGCGCTGGTGCAGGTGCAGGAGACCCGTGGCCAGGCGGTGTTCCGCTGGGATGCCGAAGCCACGCCTTTCCTGAGCGTGACCTGGACAGACGGCACCCGCCGGCTGAACCTGGCGCAGGACCTGAAGAATGGTCAGGCGACGCTGGACACGAGCGCCCTGCCGGCCGGCGGGAAGTTCGAGCTGGTGGTGTCGGACGGCCTGAATGCGCAGCGTGTGGAGCAGGCGCGTTGA
- the tnpA gene encoding IS66-like element accessory protein TnpA, with translation MTTILNNQAGPRRRRRVHSDEFKARAVASCMQPGMSVAAVAMAHGVNANLLRRWVREAEMKPPARDLAQVAEQPVQATRRETLFVPVNLPPPAAPTAQVDIRIELQRGAAAVTVTWPVSAAAECATWMRELLR, from the coding sequence GTGACTACTATTCTTAACAATCAGGCCGGTCCACGCCGGCGGCGGCGTGTGCATAGCGACGAATTCAAGGCGCGCGCGGTGGCCAGTTGCATGCAACCCGGCATGTCGGTGGCGGCCGTGGCGATGGCGCACGGCGTCAACGCCAATCTGCTGCGTCGCTGGGTGCGCGAGGCCGAGATGAAGCCGCCGGCGCGCGACCTCGCCCAGGTTGCTGAACAACCGGTGCAGGCGACTCGGCGCGAGACTCTGTTCGTGCCGGTGAACCTGCCGCCGCCCGCCGCTCCCACTGCGCAAGTCGACATCCGCATTGAGCTGCAGCGCGGCGCGGCGGCCGTCACGGTGACGTGGCCGGTCAGTGCGGCGGCTGAGTGCGCGACCTGGATGCGCGAGCTGCTTCGATGA
- a CDS encoding SWIM zinc finger family protein — protein sequence MSLTMEGVLALAPDDASAKAARGLTSPAKWPLLGANESALWGECQGSGSKPYQTQVDLSGPAFKCSCPSRKFPCKHGLALLLMRVQTAASLSATEPPAWVAEWLLSRHERAEKKEERDRDTTHRAEARAAQRETGDADGATDDASLKREAQRWQRIEAAAQELQRWLGDQIARGLGALDAASIQGWRTMAARMVDAQAPGLGQRLQAAADVWRQGADWPERMIVQLGLLQLATEALTRREQLPAPVQADLRTLCGWPVDQADVLASGERVDDRWAVLAAVIEEREGRLMERRVWLQGEQTGRRAWLLEHAHGGKGFNGLWVPGTAVAATLATFPGASPMRALVVQRQEEGDALNLQPMTVAPPQLSAHLPTRVPAPAGKAVGVATPINSNTRRESTSDKGRDSASGISLASTSDPTTDLNTDLTIDLPTDPWAAEWQRVAERIAAHPFVLLHPMVLTDAVAVVTEAGAQLQAGGQSLPLSMGEQERWLLMAASGGHPMTVAGEWDGERLLPLTAWSGADPRPIWIRSQA from the coding sequence ATGTCGCTGACCATGGAGGGCGTCCTGGCGCTGGCGCCGGACGATGCATCGGCGAAGGCGGCCAGGGGCCTGACCTCACCCGCCAAATGGCCGCTGCTGGGGGCCAATGAATCGGCGCTCTGGGGTGAATGCCAAGGCAGCGGCTCCAAGCCGTATCAAACCCAGGTGGACCTGAGTGGGCCCGCCTTCAAATGCTCCTGTCCCAGCCGCAAGTTTCCCTGCAAGCATGGCCTGGCCCTGCTGTTGATGCGGGTGCAGACCGCCGCCAGCTTGAGCGCCACCGAGCCGCCGGCCTGGGTGGCCGAATGGCTGTTGTCCCGCCATGAACGTGCGGAGAAAAAGGAAGAACGCGACCGCGACACCACCCACCGCGCCGAGGCGCGTGCGGCCCAGCGCGAGACCGGCGACGCGGATGGAGCGACGGACGATGCCTCGCTGAAGCGGGAGGCCCAGCGCTGGCAGCGCATCGAGGCCGCCGCCCAGGAACTCCAGCGCTGGCTGGGCGACCAGATCGCCCGTGGCCTGGGTGCCTTGGATGCGGCATCGATCCAGGGCTGGCGCACCATGGCTGCCCGCATGGTGGATGCGCAGGCACCGGGCCTGGGCCAACGGCTGCAGGCCGCCGCCGACGTATGGCGCCAGGGCGCGGACTGGCCGGAGCGCATGATCGTCCAGCTGGGCCTGTTGCAACTGGCGACGGAGGCGTTGACCCGTCGGGAGCAGTTGCCAGCGCCGGTCCAGGCGGACTTGCGTACGCTGTGCGGCTGGCCGGTGGACCAGGCCGACGTACTGGCCAGCGGCGAACGGGTGGACGACCGCTGGGCGGTGCTGGCTGCCGTGATCGAAGAACGTGAAGGCCGTCTGATGGAGCGACGGGTGTGGCTGCAGGGCGAGCAGACCGGGCGCCGGGCGTGGCTGCTGGAACATGCCCATGGCGGCAAGGGATTCAACGGCCTATGGGTGCCGGGCACCGCCGTCGCGGCCACGCTGGCCACGTTTCCGGGGGCCAGCCCGATGCGAGCGCTGGTCGTGCAGCGGCAGGAGGAGGGGGATGCCTTGAACCTGCAGCCCATGACGGTGGCGCCCCCGCAACTGTCGGCCCACCTTCCGACCCGCGTGCCTGCACCTGCCGGCAAGGCTGTGGGCGTCGCAACGCCCATCAACAGCAACACCCGCCGCGAATCCACGAGTGATAAGGGCCGTGATTCCGCAAGCGGTATCAGCCTCGCCTCCACCAGCGATCCCACCACTGACCTCAACACCGATCTCACCATTGACCTCCCCACCGATCCCTGGGCCGCCGAATGGCAACGTGTGGCCGAACGTATCGCCGCCCACCCTTTCGTGCTGCTGCATCCGATGGTGCTCACCGATGCCGTGGCGGTGGTGACCGAAGCCGGCGCGCAGCTTCAGGCCGGGGGCCAGTCCTTGCCGCTGTCCATGGGCGAGCAGGAACGCTGGCTGTTGATGGCCGCCTCGGGCGGGCATCCGATGACCGTGGCCGGTGAATGGGACGGCGAGCGCCTGTTGCCGTTGACGGCCTGGTCGGGTGCCGACCCCCGGCCGATCTGGATCAGGAGCCAGGCATGA
- a CDS encoding DUF7151 family protein yields MTVTYATLVRVAAEAVGSHCTAGGARIESGMDLDSNGVLADSEVTSTQYVCNGTQGSTGSTGADGSSGSNGLSTLVRVQAEAVGSNCAQGGSAVLAGLDTNANGVLDNSEVTSTSYVCSGATGATGPTGSTGSAGSDGYNSLVLLTTEAAGANCTYGGQRVQSGLDTNRNGVLDSGEVTTTTYLCSAAPADTQWVNVTGGSVQAASNTGYLANASTLVTITLPASPAIGDWIKITGVGTGGWTVAQNAGQRISTRGLPGGMALTWASESLPGSWSGVAMSSDATRQVAVSSAGNVYVSTDSGGSWILRKTGPALSAVASSSDGLKLAACSNGGPIYLSTDGGVNWVDDGSARAWAAIASSADGTRLVAAAYLDGIYTSSDSGASWTLRESSRPFRAVSSSSDGRVLVAGTNGDQLYVSTDYGVTWTARATNEYWWGVTSSADGTRLYASVDTGYIWTSTDYGTTWERQDSTRNWRGITTSQDGRYVVAVTDGSLIYQSTDFGSSWQPTADAGAWTTVASSSDGLTLLAGKVNVDLYGGVRRSYTTLGVTGYISGGQDDALQLQYVGGGTFIPISYVSANLTFTVN; encoded by the coding sequence GTGACCGTCACGTATGCCACGCTGGTGCGTGTGGCCGCCGAGGCGGTGGGCAGTCATTGCACGGCAGGTGGCGCGCGAATTGAATCAGGCATGGACCTCGATTCGAATGGCGTGCTGGCCGACAGTGAAGTCACTTCGACGCAATATGTCTGCAATGGTACGCAGGGATCCACGGGGTCCACCGGCGCCGATGGCAGCTCGGGCAGCAATGGCTTGTCGACCCTGGTGCGTGTGCAGGCCGAAGCGGTGGGCAGCAACTGCGCGCAGGGCGGCTCGGCCGTGCTGGCCGGACTGGATACCAATGCCAATGGCGTGCTGGACAACAGCGAGGTCACCAGCACCAGCTACGTTTGCAGCGGAGCTACCGGCGCCACGGGCCCTACCGGCAGCACGGGCAGCGCCGGTAGCGATGGCTACAACAGCCTGGTGCTGCTCACCACCGAAGCGGCGGGGGCCAATTGCACTTACGGTGGGCAGCGTGTGCAGTCCGGGCTGGACACCAACCGCAATGGCGTTCTGGACAGCGGCGAAGTCACCACCACCACCTACCTCTGTAGCGCCGCCCCGGCCGATACGCAATGGGTCAACGTGACTGGCGGCAGTGTGCAGGCCGCCTCCAACACCGGCTACCTGGCCAACGCCAGCACATTGGTCACCATCACCCTGCCCGCCTCGCCCGCCATTGGCGACTGGATCAAGATCACCGGCGTCGGCACGGGTGGCTGGACGGTGGCGCAGAACGCGGGCCAGCGCATCAGCACCCGGGGCCTGCCCGGTGGCATGGCGCTGACCTGGGCATCCGAATCTCTTCCGGGCAGTTGGTCCGGCGTGGCCATGTCCAGCGATGCGACCCGGCAAGTGGCTGTATCCTCGGCCGGCAACGTGTATGTGTCCACCGACTCCGGGGGCAGCTGGATACTGCGAAAGACCGGACCGGCCCTGTCGGCCGTGGCCAGTTCCTCCGACGGCCTGAAGCTTGCGGCCTGTTCCAACGGCGGCCCCATCTACCTCTCGACGGACGGCGGCGTGAACTGGGTGGATGACGGCAGCGCCAGGGCCTGGGCCGCCATTGCGAGTTCGGCCGATGGCACGCGGCTGGTCGCCGCTGCGTATCTGGACGGCATCTATACCTCCTCGGACAGCGGCGCCAGCTGGACACTGCGCGAGAGTAGCCGCCCCTTCCGCGCGGTCAGCTCGTCCTCCGACGGTCGGGTGCTGGTGGCCGGTACCAATGGCGACCAGCTCTACGTCTCCACCGACTACGGCGTCACCTGGACCGCCCGGGCCACCAATGAGTATTGGTGGGGCGTGACGTCTTCGGCGGATGGCACCCGCCTCTATGCAAGCGTCGACACCGGCTATATCTGGACCTCGACCGACTACGGCACCACCTGGGAACGCCAAGACAGCACCCGCAACTGGCGAGGCATCACCACCTCCCAGGACGGCCGTTATGTCGTGGCGGTGACGGATGGCAGCCTCATCTATCAATCCACGGACTTCGGCAGCAGTTGGCAACCCACGGCCGACGCAGGCGCCTGGACCACCGTGGCCAGCAGCAGTGACGGGCTGACCCTGCTGGCAGGGAAAGTCAATGTCGATCTTTATGGCGGGGTGCGGCGTTCCTACACCACGCTCGGCGTCACCGGCTACATCTCGGGCGGGCAGGACGACGCGCTGCAGCTTCAGTATGTCGGTGGGGGGACCTTCATTCCCATCAGCTATGTATCGGCCAACCTGACCTTCACGGTGAATTAA
- a CDS encoding DUF6055 domain-containing protein, translating to MFKKKSLVACLGLAGLCASAAHAALPATLSYAVNNRWSGGYCATVKVTNPNTTSMTWSGTLRIEGSVSNVWNAEWKASGNLLTLQGIAWNRILAPLGKNETVRFCATTTAAAPAPSPAPAPSPAPAPAPTPAPAPTPAPAPAPAPAPTPAPAPAPAAPVVDAGTTLTNWYTGTPTAPTVTPGTWRAGGPNPEQAAFKLVKESAHFAFYSDEAISDADLTLAVNTLETTVWSSLFGSGLYMPEPFYNKADKIKPAIHIHSGWGLTGGAWVDSARNLHMGMWIAPDALRDHWGLTHEFTHGWQSWAANNGGLVCNASNTCGWVFESHANFTPHQLPEYKSDVHCSEMLPNAPHLYLGSTRDRYCNWQFMEYLKDRYGPEAVTQIWTTSGADPFTNIQKARGWTVSQLNDFFGEWAMHNVTWDYKATPDAFRNSYGNIALTDKAERMRRLMPLEALDTSWAANRRFVSPYYGSPQRFGYNVVRLYPEAGATTVTVKFRGIDQTGANADFRWGLVATNSQFTSSRYSGLQKGLDGELTFKVNTGEPLFLVVTATPTVFKSITWDQAYGSINRYRYMVELAGAWPQGFQGGQRDLCPTGTVRHSNGGGCAPTTTPTTVYVGPYATILPNGRANGNARIEDQAIVVNGTVSDSAVVGGLSIVGMSGSPWGNNTFNVSGSAQVRTTFYPLGFFEASQGASGTLNLHGDVEYRGVGLNLSSGYRSGFVDATSTVGLSTDVNPKTAPVWRP from the coding sequence ATGTTCAAAAAGAAATCCCTGGTCGCCTGCCTGGGGCTGGCCGGCCTGTGTGCCAGTGCTGCCCATGCGGCATTGCCGGCCACCCTGAGTTACGCGGTCAACAACCGGTGGAGCGGCGGCTACTGCGCCACCGTGAAAGTGACCAATCCCAACACCACCTCGATGACCTGGAGCGGCACGCTGCGGATCGAGGGCTCGGTCAGCAATGTCTGGAATGCCGAATGGAAGGCCAGCGGCAACCTGCTGACGCTGCAGGGCATTGCCTGGAATCGCATCCTGGCGCCGCTGGGCAAGAACGAAACGGTGCGCTTCTGCGCGACCACCACGGCTGCGGCGCCGGCGCCCTCTCCGGCACCCGCTCCTTCTCCAGCTCCGGCACCGGCGCCCACCCCTGCACCTGCGCCGACGCCTGCACCGGCGCCCGCCCCTGCACCTGCGCCGACGCCTGCACCGGCGCCCGCCCCTGCAGCGCCCGTCGTGGACGCCGGCACCACCCTGACCAACTGGTACACCGGCACACCAACGGCCCCCACCGTCACGCCCGGCACCTGGCGCGCGGGTGGCCCCAATCCGGAACAAGCCGCTTTCAAGCTGGTGAAGGAAAGCGCGCACTTTGCGTTCTATTCGGACGAAGCCATTTCCGACGCCGACCTGACCCTGGCCGTCAACACACTGGAAACCACGGTGTGGAGTTCGCTGTTCGGGTCGGGGCTGTACATGCCGGAGCCCTTCTACAACAAGGCCGACAAGATCAAGCCGGCGATTCACATCCATTCCGGCTGGGGCCTGACCGGTGGCGCCTGGGTGGACAGCGCTCGCAATCTGCACATGGGCATGTGGATTGCGCCAGATGCCCTTCGCGACCACTGGGGTCTGACGCATGAGTTCACTCACGGATGGCAATCGTGGGCGGCGAACAACGGCGGCCTCGTCTGCAACGCGTCCAATACCTGCGGCTGGGTCTTCGAAAGCCATGCCAACTTCACCCCGCATCAATTGCCGGAATACAAGAGCGACGTGCATTGCTCCGAGATGCTGCCCAACGCGCCGCATCTCTACCTGGGGTCCACCCGCGACCGCTATTGCAACTGGCAGTTCATGGAATACCTCAAGGACCGTTATGGGCCCGAGGCGGTGACGCAGATCTGGACCACCTCCGGGGCGGATCCGTTCACCAACATCCAGAAGGCGCGGGGCTGGACGGTGTCGCAGCTGAATGACTTCTTCGGCGAATGGGCCATGCACAACGTGACCTGGGACTACAAGGCCACGCCGGATGCCTTCCGCAACAGCTACGGCAACATCGCGCTGACCGACAAGGCCGAGCGGATGCGCCGCCTGATGCCGCTGGAAGCGCTGGACACCAGTTGGGCCGCCAACCGCCGCTTTGTGTCGCCCTACTACGGCTCGCCGCAGCGCTTCGGCTACAACGTGGTGCGGCTGTATCCGGAAGCCGGTGCCACCACCGTGACGGTGAAGTTCCGCGGCATCGACCAGACCGGTGCCAATGCCGACTTCCGCTGGGGCCTGGTGGCCACCAACTCGCAGTTCACCTCGTCGCGTTACAGCGGCTTGCAGAAGGGGCTGGACGGTGAGCTGACCTTCAAGGTGAACACGGGCGAGCCCCTGTTCCTCGTGGTGACGGCGACGCCGACAGTCTTCAAGAGCATCACCTGGGACCAGGCCTATGGGTCGATCAACCGTTACCGCTACATGGTGGAACTGGCCGGCGCCTGGCCGCAAGGCTTCCAGGGCGGTCAACGGGATCTCTGCCCCACCGGCACCGTCCGCCACAGCAACGGCGGTGGCTGCGCACCGACCACCACACCGACCACGGTGTATGTCGGCCCTTACGCCACCATCCTGCCGAACGGACGCGCCAACGGCAACGCCCGCATCGAAGACCAGGCCATCGTGGTGAACGGAACGGTCTCGGACAGCGCCGTCGTGGGCGGCCTGAGCATCGTGGGCATGAGCGGCAGCCCCTGGGGGAACAACACCTTCAACGTGAGCGGGTCCGCGCAGGTGCGCACCACCTTCTACCCGCTGGGCTTCTTCGAGGCCAGCCAGGGAGCGTCCGGCACGCTCAACCTGCACGGGGATGTGGAATACCGCGGCGTGGGCTTGAACCTGAGCAGTGGTTATCGGTCCGGCTTTGTGGACGCGACCTCCACCGTAGGGCTCTCCACCGACGTGAATCCGAAAACGGCGCCCGTGTGGCGGCCGTGA
- a CDS encoding PEP-CTERM sorting domain-containing protein yields the protein MTDHHRAAAIGALIASLSLSAQAQQLDLNVSATLTGTTNTVSCLWEAPGCVPSTSTVALTPQQWGQSLSVDLGVGGSPDLFAFDFSGADQSRYQGTLQTMASQPLSHPADLTKAMGMLQPFGITVPVDAAVSGSVGATVDRGIWWSAPDSQGQGYRQLSIQQSLSWVEGGSQYWASLLISRSEQVAANTLDQNPLMSAQSFTALLRDDFWCAACTNTVSLQWVTSTGAVSHSVDYSGVITQFSASVVPEPASYAMMASGLGLLGLCIRRRRPSQKVMAGH from the coding sequence TTGACCGACCACCACCGCGCCGCCGCGATTGGCGCGCTCATTGCAAGCTTGAGCCTGAGCGCGCAAGCACAACAACTCGATCTGAATGTTTCAGCGACCCTGACGGGGACCACCAACACGGTGAGTTGCCTGTGGGAGGCGCCGGGGTGTGTGCCTTCCACCTCCACCGTGGCTTTGACGCCGCAGCAATGGGGCCAGTCTCTGTCCGTGGACCTTGGCGTCGGAGGGAGCCCGGACCTCTTCGCATTCGACTTCAGCGGTGCCGACCAGTCGCGTTACCAGGGGACGCTGCAGACCATGGCCTCGCAGCCGCTGAGCCACCCTGCCGATCTCACGAAGGCCATGGGCATGCTTCAGCCGTTCGGAATCACGGTACCTGTGGATGCTGCGGTCAGCGGGTCCGTCGGCGCCACCGTGGATCGGGGCATTTGGTGGTCGGCCCCAGACAGCCAGGGCCAAGGCTACCGCCAGCTCTCGATTCAGCAGAGCCTGAGCTGGGTGGAAGGCGGCTCACAGTATTGGGCATCGCTCCTCATCTCCCGCTCGGAACAGGTGGCGGCAAACACTCTCGATCAGAACCCACTCATGTCCGCCCAGTCGTTTACCGCCTTGCTGAGGGACGACTTTTGGTGTGCCGCCTGCACGAATACGGTCAGCCTGCAGTGGGTGACCAGCACGGGTGCCGTCTCGCACTCCGTCGACTACTCAGGTGTCATCACCCAGTTCTCGGCCAGTGTTGTACCGGAACCCGCCTCCTACGCCATGATGGCCTCCGGCCTGGGTCTTCTGGGCTTGTGCATCCGTCGCCGGCGTCCGTCCCAAAAGGTGATGGCCGGCCACTGA